One Clavelina lepadiformis chromosome 1, kaClaLepa1.1, whole genome shotgun sequence genomic region harbors:
- the LOC143444334 gene encoding zinc finger CCHC domain-containing protein 24-like isoform X1, whose translation MSLLSQIDTSASVQQPAQLLNLVYLTLQEPSTEAQHGFMSNHLQFNQHDSVDRQNNEASSPYSPMCWVPGFPFIQPNIAGTPSSETFSSLSSSPESSSPFGSIGELLEGFVDLSLGFSPPCTKPPPANYLCHLCFTKGHFIRDCPHAKPKGEGLTPYQGKKRCFGEYKCPKCKRKWMSGNSWANMGQDCIKCHINVYPHKQRPLEKPDGLDVSDQSKEHPQHLCEKCKALGYYCRHIL comes from the exons ATGTCTCTGCTTTCGCAAATCGACACAAGCGCATCGGTTCAGCAACCTGCGCAACTTCTCAACTTGGTTTACCTCACCTTGCAAGAGCCGTCAACTGAAGCGCAACATGGTTTCATGTCGAATCATCTTCAATTCAACCAGCATGACTCTGTAGATCGCCAGAATAACGAA GCTTCTTCCCCATATTCGCCCATGTGCTGGGTTCCCGGTTTTCCTTTCATTCAACCGAACATTGCCGGGACTCCATCGTCGGAAACATTTTCGAGTTTATCATCCAG TCCAGAGTCATCTTCTCCTTTTGGCAGCATCGGAGAGCTTCTAGAAGGCTTCGTCGATCTTTCTTTGGGTTTCTCACCTCCCTGTACAAAACCACCACCAGCAAATTACCTGTGTCATCTCTGCTTTACAAAGGGTCACTTCATTAGAGACTGCCCTCAT GCAAAACCAAAAGGAGAGGGTTTGACGCCTTACCAAGGCAAAAAGAGATGCTTCGGAGAATACAAATGTCCCAAGTGCAAACGAAAGTGGATGAGTGGAAACAGCTGGGCTAACATGGGCCAAGATTGTATCAAATGTCATATCAACGTCTACCCCCACAAACAG AGGCCACTTGAAAAACCCGATGGATTGGACGTCTCAGACCAAAGCAAGGAACATCCGCAACATCTCTGTGAAAAGTGCAAAGCTCTTGGCTACTATTGTCGCCACATTTTGTAA
- the LOC143444334 gene encoding zinc finger CCHC domain-containing protein 24-like isoform X2 codes for MSLLSQIDTSASVQQPAQLLNLVYLTLQEPSTEAQHGFMSNHLQFNQHDSVDRQNNEASSPYSPMCWVPGFPFIQPNIAGTPSSETFSSLSSSIGELLEGFVDLSLGFSPPCTKPPPANYLCHLCFTKGHFIRDCPHAKPKGEGLTPYQGKKRCFGEYKCPKCKRKWMSGNSWANMGQDCIKCHINVYPHKQRPLEKPDGLDVSDQSKEHPQHLCEKCKALGYYCRHIL; via the exons ATGTCTCTGCTTTCGCAAATCGACACAAGCGCATCGGTTCAGCAACCTGCGCAACTTCTCAACTTGGTTTACCTCACCTTGCAAGAGCCGTCAACTGAAGCGCAACATGGTTTCATGTCGAATCATCTTCAATTCAACCAGCATGACTCTGTAGATCGCCAGAATAACGAA GCTTCTTCCCCATATTCGCCCATGTGCTGGGTTCCCGGTTTTCCTTTCATTCAACCGAACATTGCCGGGACTCCATCGTCGGAAACATTTTCGAGTTTATCATCCAG CATCGGAGAGCTTCTAGAAGGCTTCGTCGATCTTTCTTTGGGTTTCTCACCTCCCTGTACAAAACCACCACCAGCAAATTACCTGTGTCATCTCTGCTTTACAAAGGGTCACTTCATTAGAGACTGCCCTCAT GCAAAACCAAAAGGAGAGGGTTTGACGCCTTACCAAGGCAAAAAGAGATGCTTCGGAGAATACAAATGTCCCAAGTGCAAACGAAAGTGGATGAGTGGAAACAGCTGGGCTAACATGGGCCAAGATTGTATCAAATGTCATATCAACGTCTACCCCCACAAACAG AGGCCACTTGAAAAACCCGATGGATTGGACGTCTCAGACCAAAGCAAGGAACATCCGCAACATCTCTGTGAAAAGTGCAAAGCTCTTGGCTACTATTGTCGCCACATTTTGTAA
- the LOC143444333 gene encoding uncharacterized protein LOC143444333, whose product MDCITVEVLRKPNEPWGIQLSGEAPCKIDDVKINSPAEEAGIQKGDCIFSVNGVNAYDAPHDSVVQLIAESGRVIRFKMLPALSDDVTKPVHVLEEGTFWTNEDPQVLKQQESPAKYKDEETFDHTDYARFCEILGQDSNPFEVGKFESQTSPKKSEKTKKSKHSKKKKKPDKSEVVEQSMFVITREDQKDFDENYSLNSTFKGDKASVAGAFTGDHNVILDQKADIRGVRARVEAGIQHFSFADEQDKINPEDRGKIIVYTTSLGVHRAIAQNCEQVRKLLKAYRVKFEDRDVFESAEHKEDLYKRLELAEGAPFPDMPRVYIDGVYVGGGDDLQAMSDCGDLRIRLKEFPKYNLRSKCPTCATTGLIVCHSCKGKAYKKKNRFASLKCGTCRQKGTLNCPDCLQ is encoded by the exons ATGGATTGTATAACAGTCGAAGTTCTAAGAAAGCCCAATGAGCCATGGGGAATACAGTTGTCAGGAGAAGCCCCTTGTAAAATCGACGACGTGAAG ATCAACAGCCCAGCAGAAGAGGCCGGCATACAGAAAGGCGACTGCATTTTCAGCGTGAACGGAGTCAACGCATACGACGCACCACACGACAGCGTTGTGCAATTGATTGCCGAGAGTGGACGTGTTATAAG GTTTAAAATGTTGCCTGCCTTGagtgatgacgtcacgaaaCCGGTTCATGTTCTGGAAGAAGGGACTTTCTGGACAAACGAAGACCCACAAGTTTTAAAGCAACAAGA AAGCCCGGCAAAATATAAAGACGAAGAAACTTTCGACCACACCGACTATGCGAGATTCTGCGAAATACTGGG CCAAGACAGCAATCCTTTTGAAGTGGGAAAATTTGAAAGCCAAACGAGTCCaaagaaaagtgaaaaaacgaaaaaatcgAAACAcagcaagaagaaaaagaaacctGATAAAAGCGAAGTTGTCGAGCAGTCTATGTTTGTTATAACAAGAGAAGACCAAAAGGATTTTGATGAAAACTATTCATTAAATAGCACGTTCAAAG GTGATAAAGCGTCTGTAGCTGGGGCGTTTACCGGTGACCATAACGTCATTCTTGATCAGAAAGCCGACATTAGAGGCGTTAGAGCTCGCGTGGAGGCTGGAATTCAACATTTTAGTTTTGCTGACGAACAAGATAAG ATAAACCCAGAAGACAGAGGGAAAATTATCGTCTACACAACCAGCTTGGGCGTGCATCGTGCGATTGCGCAGAATTGTGAACAAGTTCGAAAACTTCTCAAAGCATACCGCGTTAAATTTGAA GATCGCGACGTATTCGAAAGCGCTGAACATAAAGAGGATCTTTACAAACGACTTGAGCTAGCGGAGGGGGCTCCATTTCCTGACATGCCTAGGGTGTATATCGATGGGGTTTACGTAGGG GGTGGCGacgatttgcaagcaatgaGCGACTGCGGGGACCTCAGGATAAGACTCAAAGAGTTTCCA AAATACAATCTTCGTTCGAAATGCCCAACTTGCGCCACCACCGGCCTGATTGTGTGTCACTCGTGCAAGGGCAAAGCATACAAGAAGAAGAACAGATTTGCTTCGCTAAAGTGTGGAACCTGTCGTCAGAAGGGAACCCTGAACTGTCCAGATTGTTTGCAGTGA
- the LOC143444332 gene encoding cGMP-dependent protein kinase 1-like isoform X1, translating into MGIGSSAQKRVTAVENGAGNKVVNQSSRKNNFWSKNDARSRSWNENNSRDDMGSKLVKENFEQNLNNTDNFHPENMTSQEKHFGEWKRQMTSVVERLQTESAEKDAKINKLLKQAKSATDNYEKLRKSHGVDPGQQLIETLMNQNQKLQQRLNEKEEVIRSLQRQLLQSRTEKDSQVSVVKETVEMVIREKDSEIRRLKALWNPADGKTPDLSSEDELVSRVTKLLNSRNLEPGKKNTRFGISAENRSSKNLNINVQLGTKTIAEKAFIRKALNSNVFLKGLDSNQVTQLIECMSHESIKSGMNVITEGEYGTHLFVLEKGQVEVYHSKSGEHEHVAALKPGTVFGELAILYNCKRTASVRATTDTVLWSLERQNFQSAVKLSGQLKRDEYVRLLKTVDKLKSLSDNKLMRIADCLEEATFQRGDYVIRQGDSGDTFYVIKEGKVRVTHLEESSVKKKNFEETFVCYLGTGEYFGELALLTEDKRSANIIVESESISVLMLDRQAFNSLVGSIADASRSPSHPHVIPLEPADVDAETPSNRLETLREESEEDIPDSIDSSRRITISTGLNKSTENIVKNTPLDKLKTLKVLGQGGFGCVKLVRVPGLLKSAFALKCIRKAKIIKTGQQQHVLAERNIMLAMKSPFIGTLYRTYKDDTHVYMLMDAYLGGEVYGVLKRQGALNDASARFCAACVLEALDYLHLRGIVYRDMKPENLMLDHKGYIKLVDFGFAKRVRFGYKTWTFCGTPEYFPPEILTNTGHDFSADYWSFGILIYELLTRTTPFFAGDDMTVYENILGGIDGVKFSKRVGKSAEVLVRALCRLEPRDRLGYQKGGVNDIRKQRWFQGFDWQGLRAGRIDAPFKPDVRNPMDTKHFDHVEEDKVNIEEDLKIIAKAKFGWDENF; encoded by the exons ATGGGCATCGGAAGCTCGGCCCAGAAGAGAGTCACAGCCGTGGAGAACGGAGCCGGCAATAAAGTCGTAAATCAGTCGAGtcgtaaaaacaatttttggtCAAAAAACGACGCGCGATCGCGATCTTGGAATGAAAATAATAGCCGGGATGATATGGGCTCAAAGCTTGTGAAGGAAAATTTCGAACAAAACCTTAATAACACAG acAACTTTCATCCGGAaaatatgacatcacaagagaAGCATTTTGGAGAATGGAAACGTCAGATGACGTCAGTCGTGGAAAGACTTCAAACGGAATCGGCTGAAAAAGacgcaaaaataaataa GTTATTAAAGCAAGCGAAATCTGCCACCGATAATTACGAGAAACTTCGTAAGAGTCACGGCGTGGACCCTGGGCAACAGCTTATTGAAACATTGAtg AATCAAAATCAGAAGCTCCAGCAACGTCTGAACGAAAAGGAGGAGGTGATCAGATCTCTGCAGAGGCAGCTGCTACAATCCCGAACCGAAAAGGACTCACAG GTCTCCGTTGTCAAGGAAACCGTAGAGATGGTGATTCGCGAGAAGGATTCTGAGATAAGGAGGCTCAAAGCGCTTTGGAATCCGGCTGATGGAAAGACTCCTGATTTGTCGTCGGAAGATGAGCTGGTATCTAGGGTGACGAAACTACTGAACTCGCGAAACCTGGAACCCGGCAAGAAAAACACTCGATTTGGAATTTCGGCAGAAAATCGGAGTTCAAAGAATCTAAACATAAAC GTTCAATTGGGAACAAAGACGATTGCAGAGAAAGCTTTTATAAGAAAAGCTTTGAACTCAAATGTCTTCCTGAAAGGACTCGACTCAAACCAGGTCACTCAGCTCATTGAGTGCATGTCGCACGAGTCCATTAAGAGCGGAATGAACGTCATTACAGAAGGCGAATACGGCACTCACCTCTTTGTCCTGGAGAAGGGGCAG GTTGAAGTTTATCACTCAAAATCAGGGGAGCACGAGCACGTGGCCGCTTTGAAACCAGGCACAGTGTTCGGAGAGCTGGCGATTTTGTACAACTGCAAGAGGACCGCTTCGGTAAGGGCCACAACAGACACCGTATTGTGGTCGCTTGAACGCCAAAACTTTCAG TCTGCTGTGAAATTAAGCGGACAACTGAAGCGAGATGAATATGTGCGTTTGTTGAAAACAGTCGACAAACTGAAGTCTCTGTCCGATAATAAATTGATGAGGATTGCCGACTGCTTGGAGGAAGCGACGTTTCAGAGAGGAGACTACGTCATTCGACAGGGCGATTCCGGGGACAcgttttacgtcataaaggaAGGAAAAGTCAGAGTAACGCATTTGGAG GAATCTTCAGTCAAGAAGAAGAATTTTGAGGAAACATTTGTCTGCTACCTCGGAACCG GCGAATACTTTGGGGAACTTGCTCTGTTAACCGAAGATAAGAGATCGGCGAATATCATCGTTGAGAGCGAATCGATCTCTGTGCTCATGCTCGACAGACAAGCCTTCAACTCGTTGGTCGGATCAATCGCTGAT GCGTCGAGATCACCTTCACATCCGCATGTCATTCCCCTGGAACCGGCAGATGTCGACGCAGAGACTCCTTCGAATCGCCTGGAGACGTTGCGCGAAGAATCCGAAGAAG ACATACCTGATAGCATCGACAGTTCCAGACGAATAACAATTTCAACCGGGCTCAACAAGTCAACCGAGAATATCGTCAAAAACACACCACTCGACAAATTGAAG ACACTAAAAGTTCTCGGTCAAGGTGGTTTCGGCTGCGTGAAGTTAGTGCGAGTCCCAGGTCTTCTAAAGTCTGCCTTTGCGTTGAAATGTATAAGGAAAGCAAAAATAATCAAGACCGGCCAACAGCAGCATGTGTTGGCTGAAAGAAATATTATGCTGGCGATGAAGTCTCCATTCATTGGAACTCTTTACCG AACTTACAAAGACGACACTCACGTCTATATGCTGATGGATGCCTACTTGGGCGGAGAGGTTTATGGAGTTCTCAAAAGACAAGGAGCTCTCAACGACGCGAGCGCGAGATTTTGCGCTGCCTGTGTGCTCGAAGCGCTCGACTACTTGCATCTGCGAGGAATTGTTTATCGAGACATGAAGCCCGAAAATCTCATGCTTGACCACAA GGGATACATAAAACTGGTTGATTTTGGTTTTGCAAAACGAGTCCGCTTTGGATACAAAACTTGGACCTTTTGCGGAACTCCAGAATACTTCCCTCCAgagattttaaccaacacAG GCCACGACTTTTCGGCTGATTATTGGTCGTTCGGGATCTTAATCTACGAACTGCTGACAAGAACGACTCCATTTTTTGCCGGCGATGACATGACAGTTTACGAGAATATTCTTGGCGGCATCGACGGtgtaaagttttcaaaacGCGTTGGAAAAAGCGCGGAG GTACTAGTTCGAGCTCTCTGTCGACTGGAACCGCGGGATCGTCTCGGATACCAGAAAGGAGGAGTAAATGACATCCGGAAGCAGAGATGGTTCCAAGGATTCGATTGGCAGGGACTCCGAGCCGGCAGGATCGACGCCCCGTTCAAACCGGATGTGAGAAACCCGATGGACACGAAGCACTTCGACCACGTCGAGGAGGACAAGGTGAATATAGAAGAAGATTTGAAGATCATTGCCAAGGCAAAGTTTGGCTGGGACGAAAActtttga
- the LOC143444332 gene encoding cGMP-dependent protein kinase 1-like isoform X2 produces the protein MTSQEKHFGEWKRQMTSVVERLQTESAEKDAKINKLLKQAKSATDNYEKLRKSHGVDPGQQLIETLMNQNQKLQQRLNEKEEVIRSLQRQLLQSRTEKDSQVSVVKETVEMVIREKDSEIRRLKALWNPADGKTPDLSSEDELVSRVTKLLNSRNLEPGKKNTRFGISAENRSSKNLNINVQLGTKTIAEKAFIRKALNSNVFLKGLDSNQVTQLIECMSHESIKSGMNVITEGEYGTHLFVLEKGQVEVYHSKSGEHEHVAALKPGTVFGELAILYNCKRTASVRATTDTVLWSLERQNFQSAVKLSGQLKRDEYVRLLKTVDKLKSLSDNKLMRIADCLEEATFQRGDYVIRQGDSGDTFYVIKEGKVRVTHLEESSVKKKNFEETFVCYLGTGEYFGELALLTEDKRSANIIVESESISVLMLDRQAFNSLVGSIADASRSPSHPHVIPLEPADVDAETPSNRLETLREESEEDIPDSIDSSRRITISTGLNKSTENIVKNTPLDKLKTLKVLGQGGFGCVKLVRVPGLLKSAFALKCIRKAKIIKTGQQQHVLAERNIMLAMKSPFIGTLYRTYKDDTHVYMLMDAYLGGEVYGVLKRQGALNDASARFCAACVLEALDYLHLRGIVYRDMKPENLMLDHKGYIKLVDFGFAKRVRFGYKTWTFCGTPEYFPPEILTNTGHDFSADYWSFGILIYELLTRTTPFFAGDDMTVYENILGGIDGVKFSKRVGKSAEVLVRALCRLEPRDRLGYQKGGVNDIRKQRWFQGFDWQGLRAGRIDAPFKPDVRNPMDTKHFDHVEEDKVNIEEDLKIIAKAKFGWDENF, from the exons atgacatcacaagagaAGCATTTTGGAGAATGGAAACGTCAGATGACGTCAGTCGTGGAAAGACTTCAAACGGAATCGGCTGAAAAAGacgcaaaaataaataa GTTATTAAAGCAAGCGAAATCTGCCACCGATAATTACGAGAAACTTCGTAAGAGTCACGGCGTGGACCCTGGGCAACAGCTTATTGAAACATTGAtg AATCAAAATCAGAAGCTCCAGCAACGTCTGAACGAAAAGGAGGAGGTGATCAGATCTCTGCAGAGGCAGCTGCTACAATCCCGAACCGAAAAGGACTCACAG GTCTCCGTTGTCAAGGAAACCGTAGAGATGGTGATTCGCGAGAAGGATTCTGAGATAAGGAGGCTCAAAGCGCTTTGGAATCCGGCTGATGGAAAGACTCCTGATTTGTCGTCGGAAGATGAGCTGGTATCTAGGGTGACGAAACTACTGAACTCGCGAAACCTGGAACCCGGCAAGAAAAACACTCGATTTGGAATTTCGGCAGAAAATCGGAGTTCAAAGAATCTAAACATAAAC GTTCAATTGGGAACAAAGACGATTGCAGAGAAAGCTTTTATAAGAAAAGCTTTGAACTCAAATGTCTTCCTGAAAGGACTCGACTCAAACCAGGTCACTCAGCTCATTGAGTGCATGTCGCACGAGTCCATTAAGAGCGGAATGAACGTCATTACAGAAGGCGAATACGGCACTCACCTCTTTGTCCTGGAGAAGGGGCAG GTTGAAGTTTATCACTCAAAATCAGGGGAGCACGAGCACGTGGCCGCTTTGAAACCAGGCACAGTGTTCGGAGAGCTGGCGATTTTGTACAACTGCAAGAGGACCGCTTCGGTAAGGGCCACAACAGACACCGTATTGTGGTCGCTTGAACGCCAAAACTTTCAG TCTGCTGTGAAATTAAGCGGACAACTGAAGCGAGATGAATATGTGCGTTTGTTGAAAACAGTCGACAAACTGAAGTCTCTGTCCGATAATAAATTGATGAGGATTGCCGACTGCTTGGAGGAAGCGACGTTTCAGAGAGGAGACTACGTCATTCGACAGGGCGATTCCGGGGACAcgttttacgtcataaaggaAGGAAAAGTCAGAGTAACGCATTTGGAG GAATCTTCAGTCAAGAAGAAGAATTTTGAGGAAACATTTGTCTGCTACCTCGGAACCG GCGAATACTTTGGGGAACTTGCTCTGTTAACCGAAGATAAGAGATCGGCGAATATCATCGTTGAGAGCGAATCGATCTCTGTGCTCATGCTCGACAGACAAGCCTTCAACTCGTTGGTCGGATCAATCGCTGAT GCGTCGAGATCACCTTCACATCCGCATGTCATTCCCCTGGAACCGGCAGATGTCGACGCAGAGACTCCTTCGAATCGCCTGGAGACGTTGCGCGAAGAATCCGAAGAAG ACATACCTGATAGCATCGACAGTTCCAGACGAATAACAATTTCAACCGGGCTCAACAAGTCAACCGAGAATATCGTCAAAAACACACCACTCGACAAATTGAAG ACACTAAAAGTTCTCGGTCAAGGTGGTTTCGGCTGCGTGAAGTTAGTGCGAGTCCCAGGTCTTCTAAAGTCTGCCTTTGCGTTGAAATGTATAAGGAAAGCAAAAATAATCAAGACCGGCCAACAGCAGCATGTGTTGGCTGAAAGAAATATTATGCTGGCGATGAAGTCTCCATTCATTGGAACTCTTTACCG AACTTACAAAGACGACACTCACGTCTATATGCTGATGGATGCCTACTTGGGCGGAGAGGTTTATGGAGTTCTCAAAAGACAAGGAGCTCTCAACGACGCGAGCGCGAGATTTTGCGCTGCCTGTGTGCTCGAAGCGCTCGACTACTTGCATCTGCGAGGAATTGTTTATCGAGACATGAAGCCCGAAAATCTCATGCTTGACCACAA GGGATACATAAAACTGGTTGATTTTGGTTTTGCAAAACGAGTCCGCTTTGGATACAAAACTTGGACCTTTTGCGGAACTCCAGAATACTTCCCTCCAgagattttaaccaacacAG GCCACGACTTTTCGGCTGATTATTGGTCGTTCGGGATCTTAATCTACGAACTGCTGACAAGAACGACTCCATTTTTTGCCGGCGATGACATGACAGTTTACGAGAATATTCTTGGCGGCATCGACGGtgtaaagttttcaaaacGCGTTGGAAAAAGCGCGGAG GTACTAGTTCGAGCTCTCTGTCGACTGGAACCGCGGGATCGTCTCGGATACCAGAAAGGAGGAGTAAATGACATCCGGAAGCAGAGATGGTTCCAAGGATTCGATTGGCAGGGACTCCGAGCCGGCAGGATCGACGCCCCGTTCAAACCGGATGTGAGAAACCCGATGGACACGAAGCACTTCGACCACGTCGAGGAGGACAAGGTGAATATAGAAGAAGATTTGAAGATCATTGCCAAGGCAAAGTTTGGCTGGGACGAAAActtttga
- the LOC143444331 gene encoding uncharacterized protein LOC143444331, whose translation MMSYKMSLLKWQRNFIFVLVLSLGTRSERVIEGSADYTLIPGANGHEVVEAVIQKLETSRIFSDDFLFLRRLAYVQSRDGTDLEIDYENFGGIWGLEEEQFNATKSHLLGGQLAAVSRVFRITWADVKWSDLFRPMVSGIAMRLYLDLIFDVIPRDIGAQAFYWLLHFRRGELPDPETPPPLHVYVEAAESHQMNQGCSEQKVDLIFAIDGSGSVGEDNFRRAMSFIENIVEPLKVDPNGARVGLLQYSGAPRIEFYLRQYLSKLSLRRAISRVSYLGGSTRTGRALNAVYERMLRVSRGTRPDLDLVPKILIIVTDGKSHDDVRREAERLHLVGVNVFAVGVTQDVNRDELVTIASGNPSTHVFEINDFSGLELLQNVLQQRSCREPAAWPENQDIVKSIFLPGEKKHLKIKVSEKGITLRLETTNGSLIMFGSTFITNPNEALRHFLLNITNDRVEIFFNPFSEDALHLEPNPAVVSDIGGLSRTILYITVASQTTHPIEATIYQKAGDHTARKDKLSKAQTVAWSSTSPIATTTPRSLLAGLEEPNQLRSDSGSEFSDLFLPPVVSTSEATSKANSPVTTKASTPDEGLQGTTSTIDDITSSAEMSTTYGQVEIETPSDELSSEGQDANGTTSADTTTTITRTGSFEKFSATIESLTTAKVSDKTTSATVTNRTSTEKSTVATGAVERIPATSTSTTTTATEPMNATSIKPKTTTLPRLNTTTLQPTSATTATIQTTRATEPTPPHVCPAQYSNSLKKGDFLPPPFQFENGCFSTTYLVNFAQHRSEESWLKINKAMKCLKAFTACMWVYMAESPEHETTLFQYSLPDEEVEISFTIHSENRFRFKVNKEKTEGNLPSFDPTTWNFFCFSWENAKGRAMIYINRQRASFSRRRISRNLFIKEGGELMLGTEKSSCLNSPDCAQHKGKFVGSISTVNMWSFALADFEMRLASICRKVFGDLISADAHDIISGGDGVKITSRNWCEICPTPPRFF comes from the exons ATGATGAGTTACAAGATGTCATTGCTAAAATGGCAAAGGAATTTCATCTTTGTCTTGGTATTAAGCTTGGGAACAAGATCAGAAAGAGTTATTGAGGGTTCAGCCGATTACACGCTTATCCCTGGAGCAAATG GACACGAGGTAGTTGAAGCTGTGATCCAAAAACTAGAAACTTCAAGAATATTTTCCGATGATTTTCTCTTTCTGAGGAGACTTGCCTATGTGCAAAGCAGGGACG GTACGGATTTAGAAATTGATTATGAGAACTTCGGTGGCATCTGGGGTTTAGAAGAGGAGCAATTTAATGCAACAAAATCGCATTTACTTGGTGGACAA CTGGCTGCTGTTTCGCGCGTTTTTCGCATCACTTGGGCCGACGTTAAATGGAGCGACCTCTTCCGTCCAATGGTCTCCGGAATCGCGATGAGActttatttagatttaatCTTTGACGTCATTCCGCGCGACATCGGCGCCCAAGCGTTCTACTGGCTGCTTCACTTTCGTCGAGGGGAACTCCCGGACCCGGAAACTCCTCCACCGCTTCATGTTTACGTGGAAGCCGCAGAAAGCCATCAAATGAATCAAG GTTGCTCCGAGCAAAAAGTTGACCTCATATTTGCCATCGATGGAAGCGGAAGTGTAGGAGAAGACAACTTCCGGCGCGCGATGAGTTTCATCGAAAACATTGTCGAGCCCCTCAAG GTCGACCCAAACGGGGCAAGGGTAGGACTGCTTCAGTATTCCGGGGCTCCGAGGATTGAGTTTTACCTCCGACAATATCTCAGCAAACTTTCACTACGTAGAGCAATTAGCAG GGTTTCGTACCTGGGAGGTTCCACAAGGACTGGCCGAGCCTTGAACGCGGTCTACGAGCGCATGCTGCGAGTGAGCAGAGGAACCAGACCCGACCTGGACCTCGTTCCCAAGATTTTGATCATCGTCACTGATGGGAAAAGCCACGACGACGTTCGAA GAGAAGCCGAAAGGTTACATCTAGTGGGTGTCAATGTATTTGCCGTCGGAGTGACACAAGATGTCAACAGAGATGAGTTGGTGACGATTGCAAGTGGAAACCCAAGCACTcacgtttttgaaattaatgatTTTAG CGGATTAgaattgttgcaaaatgtcCTCCAACAGAGGTCGTGCCGAGAGCCTGCAGCTTGGCCGGAAAATCAGGACATTGTGAAAA GTATTTTCTTGCCTGGcgaaaagaaacatttaaaaataaaagtatcagAAAAGGGAATTACCCTGCGCTTGGAAACTACCAACGGTTCACTCATTATGTTTGGATCAACGTTTATAACCAACCCAAACGAG gCGCTTCGACATTTCCTACTAAACATCACCAACGATagagttgaaatttttttcaatccGTTTTCCGAAGACGCACTTCATCTCGAACCGAATCCTGCTGTAGTGTCTGATATTGGAGGATTATCGCGAACCATTCTCTACATCACAGTCGCATCCCAAACTACGCATCCCATAGAGGCCACCATCTACCAGAAAGCAG GAGACCACACAGCGCGAAAAGACAAACTGTCCAAAGCACAAACGGTTGCTTGGAGTTCTACATCGCCAATAGCAACCACTACACCCAGGAGCTTGTTAGCTGGTTTGGAGGAACCAAACCAACTTCGAAGTGACTCTGGCAGTGAATTTTCCGATTTGTTTTTACCTCCTGTGGTATCAACGTCAGAGGCCACGTCAAAGGCAAATTCGCCAGTGACTACAAAGGCATCCACACCAGATGAAGGGTTACAAGGTACCACATCCACAATCGATGACATAACTTCAAGTGCTGAGATGTCGACAACTTACGGTCAAGTAGAGATTGAAACACCATCCGATGAACTTTCAAGCGAGGGTCAAGATGCGAATGGAACTACTTCGGCAgacacaacaacaacaataacaagAACAGGGTCTTTCGAGAAGTTTTCTGCAACAATCGAATCTTTAACAACGGCAAAAGTAAGTGATAAAACGACATCAGCAACTGTAACTAACCGGACATCAACAGAGAAATCAACAGTAGCAACAGGCGCTGTTGAAAGAATTCCAGCAACCTCAACATCTACtacaacaacagcaacagaACCCATGAATGCAACAAGCATAAAACCAAAGACAACAACGTTGCCAAGATTGAACACTACAACCCTGCAACCAACATCCGCAACAACAGCAACAATACAAACAACAAGAGCAACAGAACCAACACCCCCTCATGTCTGTCCTGCTCAATATTCCAATTCTTTGAAGAAGGGTGACTTTCTGCCGCCGCCATTCCAATTTGAAAACG GTTGCTTTTCCACAACCTACCTGGTCAACTTTGCGCAACATCGCAGCGAGGAGAGTTGGCTGAAGATCAACAAAGCAATGAAATGCTTGAAAGCCTTCACTGCCTGCATGTGGGTCTACATGGCTGAAAG CCCAGAACACGAGACGACGCTCTTCCAATATTCACTACCAGATGAAGAAGTGGAAATCAGTTTTACAATCCACTCAGAAAACAGATTCCGATTTAAAgtgaacaaagaaaaaacagaGG GGAACTTGCCAAGTTTCGATCCTACAACATGGAactttttctgcttttcttgGGAAAACGCGAAAGGCCGCGCAATGATTTACATCAATCGACAACGTGCCTCGTTTTCCCGAAGAAGAATTTCTCGAAATCTCTTCATAAAGGAGGGAGGAGAACTGATGCTTGGAACGGAAAAATCTTCTTGCCTCAACTCACCTGACTGCGCCCAACACAA GGGAAAGTTTGTTGGTTCAATCTCAACAGTGAACATGTGGTCGTTTGCTCTCGCCGACTTCGAGATGAGATTGGCATCAATCTGCCGGAAAGTTTTCGGAGATTTGATATCAGCGGATGCGCACGACATAATTTCCGGCGGAGACGGAGTAAAAATTACTTCAAGAAACTGGTGTGAGATTTGCCCAACTCCTCCTCGTTTCTTTTAA